In Bradyrhizobium sp. CCBAU 051011, the following are encoded in one genomic region:
- a CDS encoding IS110 family transposase → MKNTICGVDVSKAKLDVCIEPGHRLASFNNDTAGIAELAAFCREHAVTLVVMEASGGYERRAFVELWEKGISCALTNPRNVRRYAEAMGILEKTDRIDSSVIARFAHAKNLAPTPLPSQAQQRLKALVARLRQVTDDLTVQKQRRASLLDNPEMLASLDEVIALLKRQSRSLEGEIASMIDDDPLWAKLAETWREMKGVAGRTVARLHAELPEIGTLSNKAIAKLAGLAPIANDSGKRKGKRPTRGGRAGVRSILFLVAAIAARYDKSLAEFRDRLLKAGKEKMVVRIALARKLLVRLNAKARDARTAYANAT, encoded by the coding sequence GTGAAGAACACAATTTGTGGAGTGGACGTTTCGAAAGCCAAGCTCGATGTCTGCATCGAGCCCGGGCATCGGCTTGCGAGCTTCAATAACGATACGGCAGGCATTGCGGAACTGGCCGCGTTCTGCCGTGAACATGCCGTCACGCTGGTGGTGATGGAGGCCAGTGGCGGGTACGAGCGACGGGCATTCGTCGAGCTGTGGGAAAAAGGCATCAGCTGCGCGCTGACCAATCCACGCAACGTCCGCCGCTACGCCGAGGCGATGGGCATTCTGGAAAAGACCGACCGGATCGATTCCTCCGTCATTGCCCGCTTCGCCCATGCCAAGAACCTGGCTCCGACCCCCTTGCCAAGCCAAGCCCAGCAGCGCCTGAAGGCGCTTGTGGCAAGGCTCCGGCAGGTCACCGACGATCTCACCGTGCAGAAGCAGCGTCGCGCAAGCCTGCTCGATAACCCCGAGATGCTGGCCAGCCTCGACGAAGTGATCGCCCTGCTCAAGCGCCAATCCCGCTCGCTCGAGGGGGAAATCGCCTCCATGATCGATGACGATCCGCTGTGGGCAAAGCTCGCCGAGACCTGGCGCGAGATGAAGGGCGTCGCCGGGCGGACCGTTGCGCGCCTTCATGCCGAACTACCGGAAATTGGCACGCTCTCCAACAAAGCCATTGCCAAGCTTGCCGGCCTTGCCCCGATCGCCAATGACAGCGGTAAGCGAAAGGGCAAGCGACCCACCCGCGGTGGTCGCGCCGGCGTCCGCTCGATCCTCTTCCTCGTCGCGGCCATCGCCGCCCGCTACGACAAAAGCCTTGCCGAGTTCCGCGACAGGCTGCTCAAGGCCGGCAAGGAGAAAATGGTCGTTCGCATTGCCCTTGCCCGCAAGCTCCTCGTCAGGCTCAACGCAAAAGCTCGCGACGCGCGAACCGCGTATGCCAATGCAACTTGA
- a CDS encoding sulfate transporter family protein — MLDAAVKALSQILSPPMRTILWRSIGLALVLITVLAIGLQRALSWFAEYGEGWAEAMLGPGFHTTLNILSWIISIAAGLGVVLGGIFLMPAVTSLIASVFVDDVAEHVEREHYPAERPGAALPLGISIPEGIKTALLTILVYLIALPFVLFAGAGFLIFFIATAWLLGREYFELAAMRFRSPAEAKAMRRDNAATVFTAGLFIAAFVSIPIVNLATPVFGMAFMVHMHKRLSGPRPELIEPARKTGMPVA, encoded by the coding sequence ATGTTGGACGCCGCCGTCAAGGCGCTTTCGCAGATCCTGTCGCCGCCGATGCGTACCATTTTGTGGCGCTCGATCGGGCTGGCGCTGGTGCTGATCACGGTGCTGGCCATCGGCTTGCAGCGCGCGTTGAGCTGGTTCGCCGAATACGGCGAAGGCTGGGCCGAGGCAATGCTGGGGCCGGGCTTCCACACGACGCTCAACATCCTTTCCTGGATCATCTCGATCGCGGCCGGGCTCGGTGTCGTCCTCGGCGGCATTTTCCTGATGCCGGCAGTCACCTCGCTGATCGCCAGCGTGTTCGTCGACGACGTCGCCGAGCATGTCGAGCGCGAACATTATCCGGCCGAGCGCCCCGGCGCCGCGCTGCCGCTTGGCATCTCGATCCCCGAGGGCATCAAGACGGCGCTGCTGACCATCCTGGTCTACCTGATCGCGCTGCCCTTTGTGCTGTTCGCGGGTGCGGGTTTTCTGATTTTCTTCATCGCCACCGCATGGCTCTTGGGCCGCGAATATTTCGAACTCGCCGCCATGCGCTTCCGCTCGCCGGCGGAAGCCAAGGCGATGCGCAGGGACAATGCGGCGACCGTGTTCACCGCCGGCCTCTTCATCGCCGCCTTCGTCTCGATCCCGATCGTCAATCTGGCGACACCCGTGTTCGGCATGGCCTTCATGGTCCACATGCACAAGCGGCTGTCGGGCCCCCGGCCGGAGCTGATCGAGCCGGCGAGGAAAACGGGAATGCCGGTGGCTTAG
- a CDS encoding hydroxymethylglutaryl-CoA lyase, translated as MTRVQELYPDNKIVLREVGLRDGLQLVKTFPSTAAKQRWIRDEYAAGVRHFEVGSFLPAKTFPQFADVQDIIATVASLPGAYGIALTLNERGVNEALASGVAEVATVVSATEEHSQANANRSRESAIANVRRLCELRDASAHKPVVNSAISMALGCSIVGPVDLKEVLRLTEKLFEAGVDMVAIADTVGYAGPKQVGELVAGAVKIAGARPICIHLHDTRGMGIANASAALDAGARVLDGSLGGLGGCPFAPGATGNVVFEDLAFLCESKGFATGIDIEKLIAVRGILKSEMPGEALYGGLARAGLPRGRAARAA; from the coding sequence ATGACCCGTGTTCAGGAACTCTATCCAGACAACAAGATCGTGCTGCGCGAGGTAGGCCTGCGCGACGGCCTGCAGCTCGTGAAGACGTTTCCGTCCACCGCCGCCAAGCAGCGCTGGATCCGCGACGAATATGCCGCCGGCGTGCGGCACTTCGAGGTCGGCTCATTCCTGCCGGCGAAGACGTTTCCGCAATTCGCCGATGTGCAGGACATCATCGCGACCGTGGCATCGCTGCCCGGCGCTTACGGCATCGCGCTGACGCTGAACGAGCGCGGTGTCAACGAGGCGCTGGCGTCGGGCGTTGCGGAAGTGGCGACGGTGGTTTCGGCGACCGAGGAGCACAGCCAGGCCAACGCCAACCGTTCGCGCGAATCTGCGATCGCCAACGTCAGGCGGCTCTGCGAGTTGCGCGACGCCAGCGCGCACAAGCCGGTGGTAAATTCCGCGATCTCGATGGCGCTGGGTTGCTCGATCGTGGGGCCGGTAGACCTAAAGGAAGTGTTGCGGTTGACGGAAAAGCTGTTCGAAGCTGGCGTCGACATGGTCGCGATCGCCGACACGGTCGGTTATGCCGGGCCGAAGCAGGTCGGTGAACTCGTCGCAGGGGCGGTGAAGATCGCGGGAGCCAGGCCGATCTGCATTCACCTGCATGACACCAGAGGCATGGGCATCGCCAACGCTTCCGCCGCGCTCGATGCCGGGGCGCGTGTGCTCGACGGATCGCTCGGTGGTCTCGGCGGTTGCCCGTTCGCGCCGGGCGCCACCGGCAATGTCGTGTTTGAGGACCTCGCGTTCCTGTGCGAGAGCAAGGGATTTGCCACCGGCATCGATATCGAGAAGCTGATTGCGGTGCGCGGAATTCTGAAATCCGAAATGCCCGGTGAGGCGCTGTATGGCGGATTGGCGCGGGCCGGCTTGCCGCGCGGGAGAGCGGCGAGGGCGGCCTGA
- a CDS encoding heavy metal translocating P-type ATPase — translation MNRNENADRDGASNSACCGGHGHAHHHHSNAAATVRDPVCGMTVNPETSKHRFDYKGETFHFCSAGCRTKFAADPLAYLEKDKQPKAAVPEGAIYTCPMHPEIRQVGPGSCPICGMALEPEVTSLDTPPNPELADMTRRFWIGLVLALPAVVLEMGGHLVGGHGFVDPTLSNWIQFASATPVVLWAGWPFFVRGWQSLQTRNLNMFTLIAMGTGVAYVYSVIGTVAPGIFPATFRGHGGAVAVYFEAAAVITVLVLLGQVLELRAREATSGAIKALLQLAPKTARRIGDDDADHEVEIDTLAVGDRLRVRPGEKVPVDGVILEGRSSLDEALVTGESMPVTKEAGSKVIAGTLNQSGGFVMRAEKVGRDTLLSQIVKMVADAQRSRAPIQRLADQVAGWFVPTVIAVALLAFGAWAWFGPEPRLAFGLVAAVSVLIIACPCALGLATPMSIMVGVGHGAQAGVLIKNAEALERMEKVDTLVVDKTGTLTEGRPKVVAIVPADGFNETDILRLAATVERASEHPLADAIVRSARERNLDLGKVEEFDSPTGKGATGKVDGKTIVLGNANFLQSLNIDASVLNDEGERLRGEGATVISMAIDGKLAGLFAIADPVKASTPDALKALAAEGIKVIMLTGDNRTTANAVARSLGIADVEAEVLPDQKSAVVAKLQKAGRIVAMAGDGVNDAPALAAAEVGIAMGTGTDVAMESAGVTLLRGDLVGIVRARRLSQATMRNIRQNLFFAFVYNAAGIPIAAGILYPAFGLLLSPIIAAAAMALSSVSVVGNALRLRMTRL, via the coding sequence ATGAACAGGAATGAGAACGCCGATCGAGACGGCGCGTCCAACAGCGCCTGCTGCGGCGGCCATGGCCATGCTCACCATCATCACAGTAACGCTGCCGCAACCGTGCGCGACCCCGTTTGCGGCATGACCGTGAACCCCGAGACCAGCAAGCACCGCTTCGACTACAAGGGCGAGACCTTTCATTTCTGCTCGGCCGGTTGCCGGACCAAATTCGCCGCCGATCCCCTCGCCTATCTCGAAAAGGACAAGCAACCGAAGGCCGCGGTGCCGGAAGGGGCGATCTACACCTGCCCGATGCACCCGGAGATCCGCCAGGTCGGCCCCGGAAGCTGCCCGATATGCGGCATGGCGCTGGAGCCGGAGGTCACGAGTCTGGATACGCCGCCCAATCCAGAACTGGCCGACATGACGCGCCGCTTCTGGATCGGCCTCGTGCTCGCGCTGCCCGCGGTCGTCCTCGAAATGGGCGGTCACCTCGTCGGCGGCCATGGCTTCGTCGATCCGACGCTATCGAACTGGATCCAGTTCGCGTCCGCCACTCCCGTCGTGCTCTGGGCCGGCTGGCCGTTCTTCGTGCGCGGCTGGCAATCGCTACAGACGCGCAATCTCAACATGTTCACGCTGATCGCGATGGGCACCGGCGTCGCCTATGTCTACAGCGTCATCGGCACGGTCGCGCCCGGTATCTTTCCCGCCACCTTCCGCGGCCATGGCGGCGCCGTCGCGGTCTACTTCGAAGCGGCTGCCGTCATCACCGTGCTCGTACTGCTCGGCCAGGTGCTCGAACTGCGCGCGCGTGAAGCGACGTCAGGAGCGATCAAGGCGCTGCTGCAGCTTGCACCGAAGACGGCGCGCCGGATCGGCGACGATGACGCGGACCATGAAGTCGAGATCGACACCCTCGCCGTCGGCGACAGATTGCGCGTGCGGCCGGGCGAGAAGGTGCCGGTCGACGGCGTCATTCTCGAAGGCCGCTCCTCGCTCGATGAGGCACTGGTGACGGGCGAATCCATGCCCGTGACCAAGGAAGCCGGCAGCAAGGTCATCGCCGGCACGCTCAATCAATCCGGCGGCTTCGTCATGCGCGCCGAGAAAGTCGGACGCGATACGCTGCTGTCGCAGATCGTGAAGATGGTGGCAGACGCGCAGCGCTCGCGTGCGCCGATCCAGCGGCTGGCAGATCAGGTCGCTGGCTGGTTTGTGCCGACGGTGATCGCCGTGGCGCTGCTTGCGTTCGGCGCCTGGGCATGGTTCGGCCCCGAACCGCGCCTGGCATTCGGCCTGGTCGCTGCGGTCAGCGTGCTCATTATCGCTTGTCCCTGCGCACTCGGCCTTGCCACGCCGATGTCGATCATGGTCGGCGTCGGGCATGGCGCGCAGGCCGGCGTGCTGATCAAGAATGCGGAAGCGCTGGAGCGCATGGAGAAGGTCGATACGCTGGTGGTCGACAAGACGGGCACGCTGACCGAAGGCAGGCCGAAGGTGGTCGCCATCGTTCCGGCAGACGGATTTAACGAGACCGATATTCTGCGGCTGGCTGCCACCGTCGAGCGGGCGAGCGAACACCCGCTGGCCGATGCGATCGTGCGATCAGCCAGGGAGCGCAATCTCGATCTCGGTAAAGTCGAAGAGTTCGACTCGCCGACCGGCAAGGGCGCCACCGGCAAGGTCGACGGCAAGACCATTGTGCTTGGCAATGCGAACTTCCTGCAATCGCTCAACATCGACGCGAGCGTATTGAACGATGAGGGCGAACGTCTCCGCGGCGAGGGCGCGACCGTCATCAGCATGGCCATTGATGGCAAGCTCGCGGGCCTTTTCGCCATCGCCGACCCGGTGAAGGCATCGACGCCAGACGCGCTGAAGGCGCTGGCGGCTGAAGGCATCAAGGTCATCATGCTCACGGGCGACAACCGAACCACCGCGAACGCCGTAGCAAGAAGCCTCGGTATCGCCGATGTCGAAGCGGAGGTGCTGCCCGATCAGAAGAGCGCGGTGGTGGCAAAACTGCAGAAGGCCGGAAGGATCGTCGCGATGGCGGGCGACGGCGTCAACGACGCCCCGGCGCTCGCCGCCGCCGAGGTCGGCATTGCCATGGGCACCGGCACCGATGTCGCGATGGAAAGCGCAGGGGTCACGCTGTTGAGGGGCGATCTTGTCGGCATCGTCCGCGCTCGCCGCCTGTCGCAGGCGACCATGCGCAATATCAGGCAAAACCTGTTCTTCGCCTTCGTCTACAACGCCGCCGGCATCCCGATCGCCGCCGGCATTCTCTATCCGGCGTTCGGCTTGTTGCTATCGCCAATCATCGCCGCTGCGGCGATGGCGCTATCTTCGGTGAGCGTCGTCGGCAACGCGCTGCGGCTGCGGATGACGCGGCTGTAG
- a CDS encoding metal-sensitive transcriptional regulator, translating into MRKDIKASCQKRLSRIEGQVRGLSKMVDEDRYCIDIVTQISAVRAALRRVEEEVLRDHVSHCVEHAITSGNKADQREKIAELMAVIGRSDR; encoded by the coding sequence ATGCGAAAAGACATCAAGGCATCCTGTCAAAAGCGCCTCAGCCGGATCGAGGGCCAGGTCCGCGGCCTGTCAAAGATGGTCGACGAGGACCGCTACTGCATCGACATCGTCACGCAGATCTCCGCCGTGCGGGCTGCGCTGCGCCGCGTCGAGGAGGAAGTGCTGCGGGATCACGTCTCGCATTGCGTCGAGCACGCCATCACCAGCGGCAACAAGGCCGACCAGCGCGAGAAGATCGCGGAGCTGATGGCCGTGATCGGCCGCTCCGACAGATAA
- the nikR gene encoding nickel-responsive transcriptional regulator NikR, with the protein MQRITITIEDDLLAEIDAAAEARGYQNRSEIIRDLARAGLQQNAEDAAPSGQCVAALVYVYDHAARDLSKRLVQSFHGHHDLSLATLHVHLDDDSCMEVTALKGASGEVRHFADHIIAERGVRYGRVVMIPTASDKKPKARKHGHHYD; encoded by the coding sequence ATGCAACGGATCACCATCACGATCGAAGACGATCTGCTCGCCGAGATCGACGCGGCGGCGGAAGCCCGCGGCTATCAGAACCGCTCCGAGATCATCCGCGATCTCGCCCGCGCCGGCCTGCAGCAGAACGCCGAGGACGCAGCGCCGTCAGGCCAATGCGTTGCGGCGCTGGTCTATGTCTACGATCACGCCGCGCGCGACCTGTCGAAACGGTTGGTGCAGAGCTTCCACGGCCACCACGATCTGTCGCTAGCAACGCTGCATGTCCATCTCGACGACGACTCTTGCATGGAGGTGACGGCGTTGAAGGGCGCCAGCGGTGAGGTCCGGCACTTTGCCGATCACATCATCGCCGAGCGCGGCGTACGCTACGGCCGCGTGGTGATGATCCCGACGGCGTCCGACAAGAAGCCGAAAGCGCGCAAGCACGGCCATCACTACGACTAA
- a CDS encoding TonB-dependent receptor, with the protein MASPADAQSTAAAGSGQLPAVTVTPPQAWPRNRTKLPRRERSARNSSAVQPSAEIPPQVSSGVTAGSATSGPAYLQPTAASAISISGAEVNARPFSRVGEALEAVPGLIVTQHSGEGKANQYFLRGFNLDHGTDLAISVDGMPVNMPTHGHGQGYADINFMIPELIQSVNVRKGPYFADVGDFGSAGSVAIDYVNRLPKNILETTNGSFGYHRGLAAGSTAVGAGTLLAAVEGVKHNGPWDVPDNVRKLNGVLRYSQGNATDGFTLSAMAYSNGWNSTDQVAQRAIDRGIIGRFGSLDPTDGGVASRFSLSSNWAQSSAYGQSKINAYVINSSLRLYNNFTYFLDDPVNGDQFSQMDRRTVYGLNASHAFDMRVGGIETQTRVGLQTRGDDIRVGLFKTLQRETLSTVREDSVREGNVGLWADTTARWTDWLRTTIGIREDYFAGRVISDTPQNSGNAQASMTSPKAGFVLGPWYRTEFYGNAGYGLHSNDIRGATITVDPIDKVTPQDRVPLLVRSKGAEVGIRTKAVEGLTSSLAVFVLNFDSELLFVGDAGTTEASRPSRRVGVEWTNQYQVLPWMRLDLDVAYTRARFTDFDAAGNFIPGAPAWVAAGGVTFGGETGWFGALRGRYFGPRPLIEDDSVRSQASLIFNARAGYKFDNGLQLQLDVLNLFNARTNQIEYYYLSRLPGEPIGGVADRHVHPAEPLAVRLTLAGRF; encoded by the coding sequence ATGGCATCTCCCGCAGATGCGCAGAGTACCGCTGCGGCAGGGTCCGGCCAGCTTCCCGCGGTGACGGTTACTCCGCCCCAAGCATGGCCACGTAACCGGACCAAGCTGCCCCGCCGCGAGAGAAGTGCGCGAAATTCATCCGCAGTCCAACCAAGCGCTGAAATTCCGCCCCAGGTCAGTAGCGGCGTGACGGCCGGCTCCGCGACATCTGGTCCGGCATATCTCCAACCCACCGCCGCCAGTGCTATCAGCATCAGCGGCGCTGAGGTGAATGCCCGGCCGTTCTCGCGCGTCGGCGAGGCGCTGGAGGCGGTTCCCGGGCTGATCGTCACCCAGCATTCCGGCGAGGGCAAAGCCAACCAGTATTTCTTGCGCGGCTTCAATCTCGACCACGGCACCGATCTTGCCATCAGCGTCGACGGCATGCCCGTCAACATGCCGACCCATGGCCACGGTCAGGGGTATGCCGACATCAATTTCATGATTCCCGAGCTGATCCAGTCGGTGAATGTCCGCAAGGGTCCATACTTCGCTGATGTCGGCGACTTCGGCTCCGCCGGATCGGTCGCGATCGACTATGTCAACAGGCTGCCGAAGAACATTTTGGAGACAACCAATGGCAGTTTTGGCTATCACCGTGGCTTAGCGGCAGGGTCGACTGCGGTCGGTGCAGGCACGCTGCTCGCGGCTGTCGAAGGCGTCAAACACAACGGCCCGTGGGACGTGCCTGACAATGTGCGCAAGCTCAACGGCGTGCTGCGCTACAGCCAGGGCAATGCCACCGACGGGTTCACCCTGTCGGCGATGGCCTATTCCAACGGCTGGAATTCGACCGATCAGGTGGCGCAGCGTGCGATCGATCGGGGCATTATCGGCCGGTTCGGTTCGCTCGATCCGACCGATGGCGGCGTCGCGAGCCGGTTCTCGCTGTCGAGCAATTGGGCGCAATCGAGTGCGTACGGACAGAGCAAGATCAACGCCTATGTGATCAACTCGTCGCTGCGGCTCTACAACAATTTCACCTACTTTCTCGACGACCCCGTCAATGGCGATCAGTTCAGCCAGATGGATCGACGCACGGTCTATGGCCTCAACGCCAGCCACGCCTTCGACATGCGCGTGGGCGGTATCGAAACGCAGACTCGTGTCGGGTTGCAGACGCGCGGCGACGATATCCGCGTCGGCCTGTTCAAGACGTTGCAGCGCGAGACGCTTTCGACCGTTCGCGAAGACAGCGTGCGCGAGGGCAATGTCGGCCTGTGGGCCGACACGACGGCGCGCTGGACCGACTGGCTGCGCACCACGATCGGCATCCGCGAGGATTATTTTGCGGGGAGGGTGATCAGCGACACGCCGCAGAATTCCGGCAATGCGCAGGCGTCGATGACGAGCCCCAAGGCCGGCTTCGTGCTGGGGCCGTGGTACAGGACTGAATTCTACGGCAATGCCGGCTACGGCCTGCACTCCAACGATATCAGGGGCGCGACCATTACCGTCGATCCCATCGACAAGGTGACGCCGCAGGATCGCGTGCCGCTATTGGTCCGCTCGAAGGGCGCGGAGGTCGGCATCCGCACCAAGGCGGTTGAAGGGCTCACGAGTTCGCTCGCGGTGTTCGTGCTGAACTTCGATTCCGAACTGCTGTTCGTCGGCGATGCCGGGACTACCGAAGCCAGCCGGCCGAGCCGGCGGGTCGGCGTAGAGTGGACCAATCAATATCAGGTGCTGCCCTGGATGCGGCTCGATCTCGACGTCGCCTATACCCGCGCTCGCTTCACCGATTTCGATGCCGCTGGCAATTTCATCCCGGGCGCGCCGGCATGGGTGGCGGCCGGCGGCGTGACGTTCGGCGGGGAGACCGGCTGGTTCGGCGCGCTGCGCGGGCGTTATTTTGGCCCGCGTCCCCTGATCGAGGACGACAGTGTTCGTTCGCAAGCGTCGCTGATCTTCAACGCGCGGGCCGGCTACAAATTCGACAACGGCCTGCAGCTGCAACTCGACGTGCTCAATCTCTTCAACGCGCGGACCAACCAGATCGAATATTACTATCTGTCGCGATTGCCCGGCGAGCCGATCGGTGGCGTGGCCGACCGGCATGTGCATCCCGCCGAACCATTGGCAGTGAGATTGACGCTGGCGGGGAGGTTTTAG
- a CDS encoding IS110 family transposase, translating to MQASTVDTPTAAQFGTIFVAIELSQKSWLVTLHSPDKDKLSRHKLEGGDDVELLALISRVRERAARALGGVPAVVSCYEAGYDGFWLHRLLLAAGITNYVFDPASIAVDQRARRVKTDRIDGEKMLRTLMAYLRGEPRVVRIVRVPAPEQEDARRASRERGRLVKEQTAHTSRIKALLRLLGMAVGNPRRRDWLSWLAVQRDWQGQAVPPRMLSEIRHEHARLMLVRERLEALAQQASADPTPGAAQMTERSELLLRLKCLGPAFATTLTNEVFYKDFRNRREVGSYFGLTPSPWQSGGVDRDQGISKAGNPRARCAAIELAWLWLRHQPDSKLTQEYRRRTLNAGKRIKRVAIVALARKLVVALWRYLTTGLVPDGARLKTAKA from the coding sequence ATGCAAGCATCGACCGTAGACACGCCCACCGCCGCACAGTTTGGCACGATTTTCGTTGCGATTGAACTCAGCCAGAAGAGCTGGTTGGTGACGCTGCACAGCCCGGACAAAGACAAGCTATCCCGCCATAAGCTGGAGGGTGGCGATGATGTCGAACTATTGGCGTTGATCAGTCGGGTTCGGGAGCGGGCGGCTCGGGCGCTGGGAGGCGTTCCGGCGGTGGTGAGCTGCTACGAGGCCGGCTATGACGGGTTCTGGCTACACCGGCTTCTGCTGGCGGCAGGAATCACGAACTACGTGTTTGACCCTGCGAGCATTGCTGTGGATCAGCGGGCGCGGCGGGTGAAGACCGACCGGATCGACGGCGAGAAGATGTTGCGGACGCTGATGGCGTATCTGCGCGGTGAGCCACGGGTGGTGCGGATCGTGCGGGTGCCGGCGCCGGAGCAAGAGGACGCCCGCCGCGCCAGCCGCGAACGCGGCCGGCTGGTCAAGGAACAGACCGCTCACACCAGCCGGATCAAGGCGCTGCTGCGGCTGTTGGGCATGGCGGTCGGGAATCCGCGCCGGCGCGACTGGCTGAGCTGGCTGGCGGTGCAGCGGGATTGGCAGGGCCAGGCGGTGCCGCCACGGATGCTGAGCGAGATCAGGCACGAACACGCGCGACTGATGCTGGTGCGCGAACGGCTTGAGGCACTCGCGCAGCAGGCCTCAGCGGATCCAACCCCTGGGGCGGCGCAGATGACCGAGCGTAGCGAGCTGTTGCTCCGGCTCAAATGCCTCGGCCCTGCGTTCGCGACGACGCTGACCAACGAGGTGTTCTACAAGGACTTCCGTAACCGGCGTGAGGTTGGGAGCTATTTCGGGTTGACGCCCAGTCCGTGGCAGAGCGGCGGGGTCGACCGCGACCAGGGGATCAGCAAGGCGGGCAATCCACGCGCCCGCTGTGCCGCGATCGAACTGGCCTGGCTGTGGCTGCGGCATCAGCCGGACAGCAAACTCACCCAAGAGTACCGGCGACGCACGCTCAATGCCGGCAAGCGCATCAAGCGCGTCGCCATCGTGGCCCTGGCGCGCAAGCTGGTGGTGGCGCTCTGGCGCTATCTCACGACCGGGCTTGTGCCGGATGGCGCAAGACTCAAGACCGCAAAGGCGTAA
- a CDS encoding YiiX/YebB-like N1pC/P60 family cysteine hydrolase codes for MGVMLDTIGQVIAGYLQKEVPGYEPFTPSDPEHLRGVIEPGDVLLVEGNNRISGIIKYLTQSTWSHAALYVGPVDGATEPDGEPHVLIEANIGEGVTSAPLSKYYPYHTRLCRPIGLSYEDRTTVCRYAINRIGFGYDTKNIVDLMRYLIPLPIPQRWRRRMIAFGSGDPTKIICSALIAQAFDAVRYPILPKITRAASRKARREILHIRDSSLYMPRDFDISPYFEVVKPTIVHGFDYTALHWADKQKPLAEVAGEFGVFPEVKSPPLVPEEVDQEAPLPVAVEEVIVEEITVETTMVERVTVSEHYLAVEYVPVRPPERRMKPREMVT; via the coding sequence ATGGGCGTAATGCTCGACACTATCGGCCAGGTGATTGCGGGCTACCTGCAGAAGGAAGTCCCGGGCTATGAGCCGTTCACACCCAGCGACCCCGAGCATCTGCGCGGCGTCATCGAGCCCGGCGATGTGCTGCTGGTCGAAGGCAACAACCGCATTTCCGGCATCATCAAATACCTCACGCAATCCACCTGGTCGCACGCCGCGCTCTATGTCGGCCCGGTCGACGGCGCGACCGAGCCCGACGGCGAGCCGCATGTGCTGATCGAGGCCAATATCGGCGAGGGCGTGACCTCGGCCCCGCTATCGAAATATTATCCCTATCACACCCGCCTCTGCCGCCCGATCGGCCTGTCCTACGAGGACCGCACCACGGTGTGCCGCTACGCCATCAATCGCATCGGCTTTGGCTACGACACCAAGAACATCGTCGACCTCATGCGCTACCTGATTCCGCTGCCGATACCGCAGCGCTGGCGGCGCCGCATGATCGCATTCGGCTCTGGCGATCCCACCAAGATCATCTGCTCGGCGCTGATCGCGCAGGCGTTCGACGCCGTTCGTTATCCGATCCTGCCCAAGATCACCCGCGCCGCCTCGCGAAAAGCCCGGCGCGAAATCCTGCACATCCGCGATTCCTCGCTCTACATGCCGCGCGATTTCGACATCTCGCCCTATTTCGAAGTCGTCAAACCCACCATCGTGCACGGCTTCGACTACACCGCCCTGCACTGGGCCGACAAGCAGAAGCCGCTCGCGGAGGTAGCGGGCGAATTCGGTGTGTTTCCAGAGGTCAAGTCGCCGCCGCTTGTTCCTGAAGAGGTTGACCAAGAGGCGCCGCTTCCGGTTGCGGTTGAAGAAGTGATCGTCGAGGAAATCACCGTCGAAACGACGATGGTCGAACGCGTCACCGTGTCGGAACATTATCTCGCCGTCGAATACGTCCCGGTCCGCCCGCCGGAGCGCCGGATGAAGCCGCGCGAGATGGTGACGTAA